The DNA segment ACCGGCACCAAATTGAATCCTTAGGGTTTCCGCGCATCGAAAACTGTAGAAAATTAAGCTGGCAATTGGAGCTTTTTGTTGTTCTTCCAGCTGCAAACATAAAACAGAAGAGAACAGTCAAAGGCAGAAGTAGAGTTAGGAACAAAAGGAGAGGATAAGGTGATGGTTTTACCTAAGGAAATAATAGTAGAAGAAGTCGGCATAGAGCAATGTCTGGACAAGCCCCGCGATCCATGCTGCATCATCGTAATcacacacagtccattttgacATGTCAGATATACAAAGACCAACGGATATTCCACAAAGACAATGAGAAGGAGTGATGCATATTCAGGACATATGCTTTCTACAAGATACATGTGGCAAAGAAGCTACATATATGCTGCATCTATTGAAACGCTAAATTAAGCTAACAATGAAGAAggttaagagagagagagagagagagtcataCTTATCCAGTGAACAAAGTGGGGCTCAGTGAAGTAACGGTAGATCCAGTTTAGGATGTACAATCCCCTGTACCCACTGCAAGAAGATGACAATCAAGAGAAgtcaaaggaagaagaagcaataACACTAATCAAAGAAAGCGAGCTTGTTGTACCCAAGGAGAAAAATGTATTGGCCAGTCAAGTTATCGATATTTCTAGTCCTTTGCAGCAAGACAAGCTGAGGTAATATAGCAACAGCTTCCAAGTACAATGAAAACGTCCAGAGCACCTCAAGAAAGGTGAACTTCTCGTGGATGAGAAGAGCCAAGACAAGGCAAGGAAGCACAAGGAACCAGTGGCGAAACGTATCCTGCTCCCTGTCGTAAGTCCTGTGGACAGCCTTATGGTACCTCATGTACCAGACAATCGAAAAGGAGCTCCCTAAGAAGACCAGCTTCATGAAGGTGTTGTAGACAGACACGAAGCTCGTGAAAATGTCCAAGTAACGCGTAGCGAACACAATGGCGTAGAGCTCTTGCGTCCTCAATGACACACCTGCAAGTTAATTAACCGTTACAAACGAATCATTCAGATCATACGGTCAACGTCAATTTTAACCTAAACTTATCATCGGAATGGGAAATGAAGATACCGGCGCAGGATTTGATGGTGTGGATCTTGAGGAGCAAGACGAGAACACTGGCCAGGTGAGTCATATCACCTGCTAATCTGAAAATGTTCATCTTCTTtcgatctctctcttcttccttctctacACCACAATCCGGGTTCGGCTCGTGCTAAGATAGATCTCGTTGGTGCCGTTTCCACAAACTTCTTCTCCCGTGTTTTTGCTTTTTTTCCCTCTGGTAATGAAAGCCCATTACTTCTCGTTGTGGGCTTTGTTCTTTTGGGTAACGATATCTTATTACCCTACCCGATTTTATCGGTTTCATACCTAACCGGTGTGTATTTTGATTaaccgaaaataaaatatacttgCGTTTTATTACCTGCCTTGTAAATCTTCAAAACACGGTTTCAATATCAAACAATTCTATCACTATAACCTGTTTGATTTTCTCTGTGTCAACTGGTTACATAGCATAATTAAGAACAAACTGGATTGCAAAATGGCTATATCCTATATGTTGTGAATAATGTcgaataaatcaaaaataaaattcaaactaCTATGGCTGAAATTCATTATCATACTAGCTAGTTTGAATCGATTTTGATCTGATTTTACATATAGTCAAGCAGATATCTAGATACAAAAGATCTAATCAGAATATCCTACATcgatatattaaataaaaaatacagttTTTACCCTATACAAAATATGGCAATTCTCCTAAAACACAAGTTTTTATCAAACACacaagaaaatgatcaaaatgtcATTCAGTGAAGAGCAAAAAATACTAAGTAATCTTAATAATAATACATTTAATATAgctacaaatataaaaatatttttattttaaattttataccatAGATGTTAGAGCCATTTGCACAGAAAATAGTCAATAATTATGAAATTTGCAAGGATAGAAAAGGGTAGTGGAATCCAACATTAGTAGGTCTAAAATACACTGATGGCCCTATTATTCATTTTGTTATGTTAAGAGGCAAGAGAATCCCGTAGAAATGATTTTcttatgcaaaaaaaatagtagACCCCACTAttcaagaaatattattttatttaaaatattattctgttttctttcttctcttgttttacttttctctcattttctcAATTTTCTTTATTAGCTTTCATAATCTTCTTAtttcaactataatatttacTATTATTACCATATGTAATCTGTTCACATAGCTTGCTAACAACGTTATCTATCCcgtctaataaaatatataaccgTCTATTATATTTGGTGCTCATATAGCTTGCTAACAAAATATgaaccatttaataaaatacGAGGGTGTCTAATAAAATATGTAACTGTCGAATGACCCACTTGGCTACATCGCACGATTGAAAGATTTGGGGTTGATTCGCGAGGATGTTTCTGTAAGTCTAAAATGTTTGGGGTCAAATTGAAAAGAACTAGAACGCCAGGGACATGTCGtgcaaaaaaatagaaagtcACCATTGGATAGATCAACCTTTCTCTTCGCCGGATCTTGAGCTTGATGGAGATGGCAAGGAGGAGCACGATGGCAGTGCTTGAATCCGAGCATGACGACGTCGGTAGAGCAAAGCGACTAAAGATCCGGTGACGAAGGAGTACGCCGTGTAAATTTTGCAGCGGTCTCGCGACGGTCTCGACGTAAACATAGGTGGAAGGTGAAGCACCGTCGTGAAGGGATAAGCTTGACGGCGTACATTCTGACGCGGCAGTGGATGGAAGAAGTCGGAGCTCAGGTTCATGGCGAGTCGGAGGTGGTTGCAGAAGAGGACAAGTGAATCGATGTGAATTTTAAATGATTTCCGATGTAGATATAAAAGAAGGTTAAAAGTTTCAACGGAGAACACATTGTGGACTTACAAACATAGCGGAGAATAGGGGATCAGGTGGACTTCATAATCTTTTAACTAAGAGTTTGACGGAGAAAACAATGTGCATTTTTTAGATGAAAAAAGatgtaagagaagaagaacTGAAGAGTATCGATTAGTGTGAACATGCAACAACTCTTTGTTGTACATGTTGCGTATTATAGGTTAGGTAGGTGTTTATTAGACCAATATAATATACGTTGTATTGTAGCAGGAATAGGGATAGaaatgtcatttaaaaaaaacacatcagCAATAAAAACAACTTCCATTTGTGCAAATTATGGGGTTATGTTTGTAGACAGAGTACAATTACTCTAAAATTTAAGTCATacactctaaactctaaattctaaacaTCCATCCACAAAAATCTAAATCATAATTCTCAACCAATTAACCTTAGTGATatgtgtatatttatatattttaatgaatgctagtatgatcattttttttatctgtGTTATTTTTATGTCATCGTGGGGGTATTTCtcttgtttcaaaaaatataattttatatataatttatttattaatttaaacttATCTTGCATTTTTACGgtcttaatattttataaataaaatgatctaatatttttttcaatctgCCTTTTTCTTGATATATATTTACGTATTTGGTCGtacaataatcaaaaatagtaatcatataaaaatcaatagaaatataattattatttattataatagttttttctTGTATATAATGGATacattaaatatcatatattttcatttttattatgtatattaaatgaattaataataatttaatataaaatacaaaatacaaattatgtAGTTAATTAAAagtacatattaaaattattactaTAATACAAAGACATATTCATTCAAAATTCCAAatagattttgaaatattttaattaagataaaatGTGTAAAATATTAGAGtatctttttattaaattgaaaaaaaatcaaattttacatAGCCGGATTATCATGATAATATCTTTTCTTTTGCCAAATGGATAGTTACATGGACAAGTACAAGTAGGATAATGTGAGAGGGAAGTGTTGCCATAACTTCACAATAAATTGTATGGTATGTAGGCTTGTTTTTAGATAGTCATTCAAAATACATTTATGGAGTATATAtgtgtaaaaataattaaatgtagAGTTCTAATTTATGCATTGGGGTTCTAGTTTAaatatgcatatcattgttatTTGAACATCAAAATTTGGTTTTTGGTGATTCTAATTTATGCATTATTATTGTTTGCAATTGCATAGTTGGCAGCAATAAAGTGAATGTCAAATGTCTGAATGGTTCGGAGATTTTCGTATTAATAATCAGACATATAAAATAGTTTGGCAATTACAAAGAGTAAAGAGATTGTTTAAACAAGGTCATCTATGAAAAATCTACAGCAGGTGAAACCAATAAGAACACAAAAGATTCAAGACCAACTGTTTCTTTATTAAGAATCACGTAAACAATCTTTTACAAAGACTTGTCTAATCCGAATTACACAACGCCACACGCGGCTTGTCACAGACCAATTCTTAATCTACCCTTTGCGTGAACCAAGCTCTGTAGATCACGTTTACAAATCACTCACTTcctgaaaccccaaaacccATGTTTGTCTTTCTGTGAGAATATAACGTTGAAATCTTAACCTAATCCTAAGTCTAAGCTTTCCTATATATTGCCACCAATTCTTTTCAATTGTGCAATATCTCTTTTCCTAAAAATCAGCATCAACAAATCTTCCAATTTGTGATCTGAGGATATTCTAGTTTGTGAATCACGTCCAAACAAGATCAGCCAATGGAAACTCTCCACGTCATCACGTCTTAGTTCCTTCTGTCCACGTCGATGTGTTACACATTATCGTCCATGTGTAACACAACAGCAGCACGCCAAACTTCAACATTCTTTGATATGTCTGAGTCATACTCCAAAGAACCATATCAGTCAACACTCTCTCTGTATCAATGCACCAGCATGTCAAGCTCCAGATCCCTGAGCTTACAATCTAAACAAAGTCTTTTTGATGGGATTTAAGATCATCAAAAGGGGATCTCCTCTGAAGAGAAGAGGTTGTCCATGATGATTTGTGGTGGTGGTCGATGTTGACGATCTCtaaatgtagaatgtttatACGATTATGACTGTCTTTTGAATGAATAGTGATAGTTTTTCACATCAATACGATTTGTCAGTCACAAAGGTCTATTTTCTTATATAGGTTGGGCTTGATTTTGGTTCTAACATTCTAATGAGTCTTGTGTTAGACTAATCTCCAACAACTATGATCATTTGGAATGTTGTAAATACTGAAAgcatatttgtatattttcagTGAGAGAACTCGAATTAGTGAAATATTCCAAAGTGGTGATGCAAGGTAATGTTTTCGGACATATTCTAGTAAATGATGAGGACCATGAGGTTGGTTTCATGGGAAGGAGTTAATGATAGTAGATATGTTATTGGCGTCAAAATAATCTCCGAGTccagaaaaaaaatttgagaaggctcaatagggctgggcaaataaaccgaacccgaaaatccgaaccgaacccgatccgataaaaatgaatccgaaccgatccgaacccgacataaataccgaatggatcctgttttttggtattttgggttatgggtattatccgaaccgaatccgtacctaaatggatatccgatagaacccgaaacatttaaaatcacaaaaagaacttctaccaaatatgatcttaattcttaatatgtatccaaaatactttaagatattattgaacttctaaaataattatatgttacATGAAGATTGATGGTGGAATGTGGCGGTTGATGCCTGAAgttttttgattttggttttgtttttattgaataatatttctcatttcatgagaacttattttttgttttatgatttcatttatctggttttctttctatcactaactatgtttatcttttgCTTGATTTTCaatgatcacgtttgatgttttttcttatttttgaattgattttacttatgttttggctattaaaatatgtacaaatcatgtattttaaatccgaagaaccgatttcatttatgttttagttacaaaataggtacaaatcaggtatttttaaACTGAAGAACCGactgggacccgaacccgaaagtacaatgggttataccggttctttgaagatttactaaccccgatccgaacccgatagaacccgaaccggtcccgaaccgaacttttatataacccgaatggggttgattttgataaacccgaaaaaccgaaacccgaatggataaaaccgaaacccgattgggaccccgaatgcccatgcctaagGCTCAAGCGGAGCTTGGGTATTTAACATTGATACTTCTTTATGAGATGTTTAAAGTAAACACTTCAATTTTCTAAAGCTATCAGTTAAATCCAATGTGTAACAAAGACACTTGTCTTAACACGCAGCAAGTAGAGTTGTTAACCAGTGTACCTCTCAGTTAGGTGATTGTTGTTAGCCATAAGTATAGTCGGAAGATTGTTCACGTCTTGAACGACCACATATTGAACATCTTCCAACACACATCAGTGACAGCAGAATTAAATATGCAATTTATGGTCAACCATAAATTGTTTTCCTCTCCCAACTCCTCCATTGTACTTTGATTGCCATATTACCAAATGTAAAAGATAGATAGATGGGTTGGTGAAGTTTTtcaataaaatgatttatgtaAATAAAGTGTAACTTTTGGtttatgttttcatgttttatatgaatataaataatttaatttcttttcccagtatgtttttcaatttaaaCTAAACTCTCGAGTAGTCTCTTCTATTTGTCGTGTTCTACGATGCTGATTAATGATATTTAGTGGTAATAGTTTAACTAACATTTTCTGGAAAAATAACAGAAAAACGGTTAACACTTCCATGaatctgagagagagagaattcaACAAAGAGTTTCTCTTCAGTTTTCAACAACACATTACAACAAGAAATAAAACAACCtaaatatgataattaaaaGTGAAAAGAAAATGGCTAAAAGAGATCAAGAATTTCTGAAATGGAGGTGTTGCATAGAGGACAGTTTCCTCTTTGAACCCAAAGCTCTCTCGAACACAACCTGCAGAACGTATGACCACACGGTATAAACGCTGCTCCTTTGCTTCTTACCATACAAACACAACAGCTTATCTCCGCGGCCGCCGCCGTCTCCTCCACCACTCCTCTCTCCTCTTCCTCCCCGTCTCCTCCTACTCCTACCAAGCTCATTTGCCCTTCGTTCTCATCCAACAACTCCATCAACGACATCCTCGCCGGCTGCATGTCTGCCGTCACCGGCGGCGTTTCCTCTTCCCTCGCTGATAACGCTCTCTCCTCCGCCAACACCGCTCCTAACTGTAACCTCCCATCCGCCGTTACTCCGCCGCTGGAAGCAGACTCCGGTTGCGATTGTCCTCCTTCGTTTCTGGAGTTGGAGAGGAGAGAACCGAGCTGGTGACTGTCATTATCCCGGTTAAGGACAGGAGTATTCAAACTCGGGATAGGATTCGACGAGATCCAAACGGTAGCATTGCGTTTGAGGCGGAGCTTTTCGCGGAGAGACTTCCAAGCGGTCTTGTCTCGGTGGCTGCTGTAGTCGTGTCGGTGCTCTCTCTGCATTACATCAAGAAGTGTCCGATTCGATTGGTTCCTAGACGGCAGAGGCTGCGGCGGGGTTCCGTTTCTGTCGGCCATTAGAATAGCTTCGAGAGTCAACCCCGGTAACGAGCTCCGGCCAGTCTCCATACAATCTAGTAACGTCACTCTCAGCCTATCACCACCGTCCATTTGCATCATCTTTTACGGAGTCAAGAGAGAATATAGAATGAGATTGTGAACTGAAAAACAACGAAAAATagcgttaaaaaacaaaatcgaaGATTTTCTCGGGATAATCAAGGAGTGGAATAAACTTAGTAATCTCAGCTTTCCTAACTCAGATATCTAGGAAACTGAAATCGAAGCTAAAAGAATCAGTATCAACCCCTAGATGAAATCTTcccgagaaaaaaaaatttcccatgaaaaaacattcaaaaattaaaatcttgctaccatcatatataaaaaaaatgaattttgctGACCTTTTAATTCAGACTCATTTTACTATTCTCAGCTTCAAAGAAAACCATAGCTTCCCGAGAAAATTTCTAGAGTTTCTTACACTGAACAGATGAACACTTTGGCTTTCTTCGTTTGCAGCAGAATCCGAAATCCAAGAGCAGATCTGTAATAAATAGAATATACTTTTAAACTATTCtggcaaagagagagagagagagagagagagagattaattcCGATTCTTCTACTTTTTTAAAGATCAGTGTCAGACAGCAATCATATTACTTCAcagaagaatatatatatatgtatatctacggatagcttcttttttttttttttggcgaaCTACAAATAGCTTTATTTACATAACATGATTGATACCTTTGAAGTTGAACTCTTTTCTTCTCGCTTTATCTTTATGTGAAAGAAGGAGAgtatataaaaaaaggaaaaaaatgtgtACAAGCACGAAGACGCCCACGATTGGTGGTGTTGGTGTAACGGGTAAACGTTATTTACTGTACCATGAGGTTTTGTAATTACTTATTTATCCATCCATTTACGTGTCTTTATTGAtaattcttttgatttttagtgttattttcGTGTGGACCATAAGGGTATTTATTACAGTTTTGGTCGCACACTACCGAAACTAACGATGGAGAGTCATTTGCTTGTCTGGAAAAGGAAAATTTGTTAACCACATGACAATTGCATTTGATTCTTGTCGGTTTTTTCCATTAACTTGTACTTCCACTGAAGTTAAAATCTTAGTTTTGGACTCAACATTTCAATATGTTTAGCTGATTTTTAATAAGATTGTACATTTCAAATATCGGGACAAAATATACAGATAAGAGATCGGGAGTAATAATTAGAATACAAAAAGTagtacttaaaaatatatctaataaaatatgagaTGAAATTTTGAGTAATTAGTTAGGACttaggataaaaaaaaatactaggaGTCACATAACATACCTTTTGCAATTTTCATTAGAATTGTTGTTTAAACCATAAGTAAAATTTGTTTTCGTCAGAATTCATAGGTGTCACATGACCTCCTGCCGTAATGGTTGCTCCGCTACTGattaaaattattatctaaATATGCATTAATTTGGATAAAGATTAATTTAGTATACGTATTTTTgctatatttgaatttttttaaaaatattaaattttgaaatacctATATAAGTAATTtggattttaagttttatgtctgatataatttatataaatctaagaaacttcaaacgaataattatttcatcaaaatgaatgtgagaaaattttggaagaccTAAATTTCACCCACATAACATGtatattttggaaattttgttgATGTTTTCAATTATAGTAATTGTCGTATAAACATGATTTGCATAGtacattttattatatgtttttgtgaGTAATAGTTGTTGGCCTTACATTTTGTTTGTAAGTAGTTGGTGACGGGAAGCCCTTGTGTTAATCTTAAACTTTAAGGAGTTGATCGTTAGTCCAGAGGCTTGTGAAAGATGATCATTATAAGTCGTAAACCATTAATCTACAAGTTAAACCCGACAAGAAAGAATTCGTCTAGACTGAGCCGGTTTTACATTTGTAGTGCTTTCAGAGTTTTTAATACTCTATCCatttcaaattatatgatgttttagaagatttatgttgttttaaaatatataatgttttgagattttaagaataatttttactttatcagaaactgttcaaccaataaaattttacggtctttttttataattggttgaatgattttaaaattatatctttaaaattgctttatagaaaaatataatgttttgaaCTTTGTGCAATAAGCAAAACATCATATATCATGAAAAGATGGATTATTGAATAGAGGAAACAGTCACCAAACAATAACTACCCCTAACAACTTCAGTTAGGCTTAACCATATTTACGGACTAATTAATCCACTAATGAGACAAATATGCTTCATATTTTCCAAGTTATAGTTCAATAGTTAGTTAGAGTTTTACTCTACActttcacaaaacaaaaaactgaTTTATAGTAACAAATGATAACGAGGGTGCCCCATTTGTTCAAAACATTTAAGGGCCCCAACACATTGAAGACCATCATGTTGGATCAAGACTAATGGCCAGCCATAACATCATTCGTACCATGATTTTCGGTTTGATTGCCGTCATTCTGAGAATTGAGATTCTTCAAAACAgtatttatccaaattatcaTATTTTCGACCGTGTATAATATTCTTTCATTTTCAAAGGAACAAGTATATCATCAATTATATGCTGTGTAAACAAGATTAGTAAAAGCATTGTTATCGGTAAATATTTTTTCCCAAATCTCTCAACTatttaatatcaataaaaataaatactaaagttaaaattttaaatcaatattattaaaaggaaataaattttaataaatcaacTTAAAAAGGTTGTTGGATCTATCTATATTtattactatttattatttaactgtttAGCCATATAATAGTTAATCTAACTATAACTATGCAATATCAATCAATGCTTCGTACCCTATATTATCTCCTATAATTAACCGGAAgttataactaaatatattttaatcacataTCGTTTTTCCACTTCGAGATATTCACATtcttccatattattattatacttTCCATATGCAAAGTTGTTCTGCGATatgtcaattatatatatatatatatatttatattgattgtAACATTAAGAAAAAGTGAATTACTCATGTGAACATGAATCTTAATAgtatttaattacaaatttaatttaattaatagataaaataagCCTAGTGTATGCAtctaagagaaaaaaataaataatgatcGTCACaaaacctataaattaaaatacatagcATAAATACaatgtatttattatttgatacgacaaattcaaatattataagtttttttttgtcggaTCAACCGGTGTCGGTTTATAGGTTAATAacaaatttttggattttatcGTATTTTTAGTTAATAGATTTTCATTATAtccaaattttgtaaaaacataCCAATTGGTAAAACCTATAATAGAAGAACATAGTTAGTTTGGATTATATACGGTCACCAGGTTTAGCGTTCGATCACGGGTTTggatcaaatataaaataatgcttatatttttttcatttataaaccACATATATACTCCactaaaatgatttaaataatttgtaaaaatagaatatattcTTCGCACTATTTAAATGTAGATGTACTATTATCCCTCATTATTTGGTTTTAGTTTGGGTATTTTGGTTTTAGGTGTTCtgattataaaatttagaaactGTTCAGGTATTTACAAAGTTTAGTTTGGTTTCAATTGGGTTGTTTAGTTCTTTGGCTAGGTTTAGTAGCAAAGTTGGAAATGGCTAATTTGCAGAAAGATATGGGTCCGATTCAATTCcggtttgattctgatttttgggtgatttttataaaaacaaatcagATAATTTGAGGGTTTTCAGTTTAGATATCAAGTAATTTGGATTATTCAGATAAAATAAGGATAATTTAaacattttgaataaaaaatatttggataatttgtttttctgggtaattttatttataaatagtattgtTAGGGTATTTGGTcatttatgaattaaatataattaatatatgtaaatatataatttgcaTTTTAAAATTCAGA comes from the Brassica napus cultivar Da-Ae chromosome A7, Da-Ae, whole genome shotgun sequence genome and includes:
- the LOC106435373 gene encoding ER lumen protein-retaining receptor B; its protein translation is MNIFRLAGDMTHLASVLVLLLKIHTIKSCAGVSLRTQELYAIVFATRYLDIFTSFVSVYNTFMKLVFLGSSFSIVWYMRYHKAVHRTYDREQDTFRHWFLVLPCLVLALLIHEKFTFLEVLWTFSLYLEAVAILPQLVLLQRTRNIDNLTGQYIFLLGGYRGLYILNWIYRYFTEPHFVHWITWIAGLVQTLLYADFFYYYFLSWKNNKKLQLPA
- the LOC106435370 gene encoding putative E3 ubiquitin-protein ligase XBAT35; this encodes MMQMDGGDRLRVTLLDCMETGRSSLPGLTLEAILMADRNGTPPQPLPSRNQSNRTLLDVMQREHRHDYSSHRDKTAWKSLREKLRLKRNATVWISSNPIPSLNTPVLNRDNDSHQLGSLLSNSRNEGGQSQPESASSGGVTADGRLQLGAVLAEERALSAREEETPPVTADMQPARMSLMELLDENEGQMSLVGVGGDGEEEERGVVEETAAAAEISCCVCMVRSKGAAFIPCGHTFCRLCSRELWVQRGNCPLCNTSISEILDLF